In a single window of the Littorina saxatilis isolate snail1 linkage group LG5, US_GU_Lsax_2.0, whole genome shotgun sequence genome:
- the LOC138967368 gene encoding uncharacterized protein isoform X2, protein MMKVRQVRVKTLWWFVPLVLFATTCLYYFSRSEFPVEYKSLEVEAEYWRSHETGNLPDQTILKTLSAKDVHLYFHSYLDNLGTLCHRTIRLGTIFNGGYRVCDDEQYRPRVPCMVYSFGMKTDCEWENEAAQLYGCQVHYFDPSLQEKPRNLSERVAWYRVGLGGRKGELEAWAAADRDAQGWTTRSLSDIKTLTGHTGVILDVVKLDIEGWEWTALADMATSGELDKVRQLVVELHNVGGTDAEVTRQRLSVLRSLENAGFQIFSTNLDEWSGERQKGVYPVERTSIYEVSFVNTKLARTDLTPQLDSNKPQAQVEGKPLPGVVDMEFLRTNGNERGGLPDDDQLFERMIDKQVHYAYHSYLDNVHYHCKRTIKLGNLIDGGYKVCDDRQFRPRRPCLVYSFGIRNDFSFDDAVASVYGCNVSSFDPSMDANNHRHSSMVTYYKLGLGGKGGQLEEKGEQLKAENHWTVKSMSDIKKMLGHQDRILDVVKIDIETSEWPALADMAASGELSTVRQLLMEFHIYGGSDAGLMRRRVSVIRLLEKAGFRTFYTWQYAGWPEIERMRGVYPVIRTICYETSFVNINLARP, encoded by the exons atGATGAAGGTGCGACAAGTGCGGGTGAAAACACTATGGTGGTTTGTACCGCTCGTTCTCTTCGCAACCACCTGTCTCTACTACTTCAGCCGATCCGAG TTCCCAGTGGAGTACAAGTCTCTTGAGGTGGAAGCGGAATACTGGAGAAGCCAT GAAACTGGGAACTTACCTGACCAGACTATCCTGAAAACTCTGTCTGCCAAAGATGTGCATCTGTATTTTCACAG ttACCTTGACAACCTGGGCACACTGTGTCACCGCACCATACGTCTGGGAACCATCTTCAACGGGGGATACAGGGTGTGTGATGATGAACAGTACCGGCCCAGGGTGCCCTGCATGGTCTACTCTTTTGG GATGAAAACAGACTGTGAGTGGGAGAACGAGGCGGCACAGCTGTACGGCTGTCAGGTGCACTACTTTGACCCAAG TCTTCAGGAGAAGCCCAGGAACCTGTCAGAGCGGGTGGCATGGTACAGGGTGGGGCTGGGGGGCAGGAAGGGGGAGCTGGAAGCGTGGGCAGCGGCTGACCGGGATGCCCAGGGCTGGACCACACGCAGCCTGTCGGACATCAAGACCCTGACTGGACACACGGGT GTAATACTGGACGTGGTCAAGCTGGACATCGAGGGCTGGGAGTGGACGGCACTGGCCGACATGGCGACGTCCGGAGAGCTGGACAAGGTCCGACAACTCGTGGTGGAGTTGCACAACGTGGGGGGAACCGACGCTGAGGTCACGCGTCAACGGCTGAGTGTACTGAGGTCCTTGGAGAACGCAGGCTTCCAGATCTTCAGCACCAACCTGGACGAGTGGAGCGGGGAGAGGCAGAAAGGCGTGTATCCCGTGGAACGAACCAGCATCTACGAGGTGTCCTTTGTCAACACCAAGCTGGCCAGGACCGACCTCACGCCGCAGCTAGACTCCAACAAGCCGCAGGCTCAG GTTGAAGGGAAACCCTTACCGGGTGTGGTCGACATGGAATTCCTGCGCACCAATGGAAAT GAACGAGGAGGACTGCCAGATGACGATCAACTGTTCGAGAGAATGATAGACAAACAGGTGCACTACGCTTATCACAG CTATCTGGACAATGTCCACTATCACTGCAAGCGGACAATCAAGCTGGGTAACCTGATCGACGGGGGATACAAAGTGTGTGACGACCGCCAGTTCCGACCCCGCAGACCTTGCCTTGTCTACTCCTTTGG AATCCGGAATGACTTCTCTTTTGACGACGCAGTGGCCAGTGTGTATGGCTGTAACGTCTCTTCCTTTGATCCCAG CATGGATGCGAACAATCATCGGCACTCCAGCATGGTGACTTACTACAAACTGGGGCTGGGGGGCAAGGGAGGACAACTGGAGGAGAAGGGAGAGCAGCTAAAAGCTGAGAATCATTGGACAGTGAAGAGCATGAGCGACATCAAGAAAATGCTTGGACACCAAGAT agGATTCTGGACGTGGTCAAAATCGACATCGAGACCTCAGAGTGGCCGGCCCTCGCAGACATGGCAGCATCAGGGGAGCTAAGCACGGTCCGACAACTTCTGATGGAGTTCCACATCTATGGCGGAAGTGACGCAGGACTGATGCGTCGACGCGTGTCGGTCATACGGCTGCTGGAGAAGGCTGGGTTTAGGACATTCTACACATGGCAGTACGCGGGGTGGCCAGAGATAGAGAGGATGCGGGGCGTGTATCCCGTCATTAGGACCATTTGCTACGAGACGAGCTTTGTGAATATTAATTTGGCGAGACCCTGA
- the LOC138967368 gene encoding uncharacterized protein isoform X1: protein MMKVRQVRVKTLWWFVPLVLFATTCLYYFSRSEFPVEYKSLEVEAEYWRSHVRETGNLPDQTILKTLSAKDVHLYFHSYLDNLGTLCHRTIRLGTIFNGGYRVCDDEQYRPRVPCMVYSFGMKTDCEWENEAAQLYGCQVHYFDPSLQEKPRNLSERVAWYRVGLGGRKGELEAWAAADRDAQGWTTRSLSDIKTLTGHTGVILDVVKLDIEGWEWTALADMATSGELDKVRQLVVELHNVGGTDAEVTRQRLSVLRSLENAGFQIFSTNLDEWSGERQKGVYPVERTSIYEVSFVNTKLARTDLTPQLDSNKPQAQVEGKPLPGVVDMEFLRTNGNERGGLPDDDQLFERMIDKQVHYAYHSYLDNVHYHCKRTIKLGNLIDGGYKVCDDRQFRPRRPCLVYSFGIRNDFSFDDAVASVYGCNVSSFDPSMDANNHRHSSMVTYYKLGLGGKGGQLEEKGEQLKAENHWTVKSMSDIKKMLGHQDRILDVVKIDIETSEWPALADMAASGELSTVRQLLMEFHIYGGSDAGLMRRRVSVIRLLEKAGFRTFYTWQYAGWPEIERMRGVYPVIRTICYETSFVNINLARP, encoded by the exons atGATGAAGGTGCGACAAGTGCGGGTGAAAACACTATGGTGGTTTGTACCGCTCGTTCTCTTCGCAACCACCTGTCTCTACTACTTCAGCCGATCCGAG TTCCCAGTGGAGTACAAGTCTCTTGAGGTGGAAGCGGAATACTGGAGAAGCCATGTAAGG GAAACTGGGAACTTACCTGACCAGACTATCCTGAAAACTCTGTCTGCCAAAGATGTGCATCTGTATTTTCACAG ttACCTTGACAACCTGGGCACACTGTGTCACCGCACCATACGTCTGGGAACCATCTTCAACGGGGGATACAGGGTGTGTGATGATGAACAGTACCGGCCCAGGGTGCCCTGCATGGTCTACTCTTTTGG GATGAAAACAGACTGTGAGTGGGAGAACGAGGCGGCACAGCTGTACGGCTGTCAGGTGCACTACTTTGACCCAAG TCTTCAGGAGAAGCCCAGGAACCTGTCAGAGCGGGTGGCATGGTACAGGGTGGGGCTGGGGGGCAGGAAGGGGGAGCTGGAAGCGTGGGCAGCGGCTGACCGGGATGCCCAGGGCTGGACCACACGCAGCCTGTCGGACATCAAGACCCTGACTGGACACACGGGT GTAATACTGGACGTGGTCAAGCTGGACATCGAGGGCTGGGAGTGGACGGCACTGGCCGACATGGCGACGTCCGGAGAGCTGGACAAGGTCCGACAACTCGTGGTGGAGTTGCACAACGTGGGGGGAACCGACGCTGAGGTCACGCGTCAACGGCTGAGTGTACTGAGGTCCTTGGAGAACGCAGGCTTCCAGATCTTCAGCACCAACCTGGACGAGTGGAGCGGGGAGAGGCAGAAAGGCGTGTATCCCGTGGAACGAACCAGCATCTACGAGGTGTCCTTTGTCAACACCAAGCTGGCCAGGACCGACCTCACGCCGCAGCTAGACTCCAACAAGCCGCAGGCTCAG GTTGAAGGGAAACCCTTACCGGGTGTGGTCGACATGGAATTCCTGCGCACCAATGGAAAT GAACGAGGAGGACTGCCAGATGACGATCAACTGTTCGAGAGAATGATAGACAAACAGGTGCACTACGCTTATCACAG CTATCTGGACAATGTCCACTATCACTGCAAGCGGACAATCAAGCTGGGTAACCTGATCGACGGGGGATACAAAGTGTGTGACGACCGCCAGTTCCGACCCCGCAGACCTTGCCTTGTCTACTCCTTTGG AATCCGGAATGACTTCTCTTTTGACGACGCAGTGGCCAGTGTGTATGGCTGTAACGTCTCTTCCTTTGATCCCAG CATGGATGCGAACAATCATCGGCACTCCAGCATGGTGACTTACTACAAACTGGGGCTGGGGGGCAAGGGAGGACAACTGGAGGAGAAGGGAGAGCAGCTAAAAGCTGAGAATCATTGGACAGTGAAGAGCATGAGCGACATCAAGAAAATGCTTGGACACCAAGAT agGATTCTGGACGTGGTCAAAATCGACATCGAGACCTCAGAGTGGCCGGCCCTCGCAGACATGGCAGCATCAGGGGAGCTAAGCACGGTCCGACAACTTCTGATGGAGTTCCACATCTATGGCGGAAGTGACGCAGGACTGATGCGTCGACGCGTGTCGGTCATACGGCTGCTGGAGAAGGCTGGGTTTAGGACATTCTACACATGGCAGTACGCGGGGTGGCCAGAGATAGAGAGGATGCGGGGCGTGTATCCCGTCATTAGGACCATTTGCTACGAGACGAGCTTTGTGAATATTAATTTGGCGAGACCCTGA